In Streptomyces camelliae, the sequence GGTCGCGCCGCTGCTGTCCGCAGGTTTCATGATCGCTTGTGCCTCCACATCGTCCGGGCTCTAGGCCGAGGCTTCCTCCAGCAGCTTCTGGAAGGCAGGCGTGGCCACCAACTCCGCGTTGGCCGGGTTCTCCAGCGCCGCGCGGAACTCGGCGGTGTCCAGCACCTCCTGGAACGCTTCGTCCACGCGCTGGTCCTTGTAGATCTGCTGAACGGTCAGATCGGGATAGGCGCTGACGAAGACCCCCGCGGGCGCCTGGTGGGCGACGAACCAGTCCTTCACCCCTGGATCCTTGACGCCGGGGAACCCCACGCTGTGCGAGAAGACCTTGTCGAAGCGCTCCCCGACCACTGTCTTGGCGAAGTCGTCGATGTAGGTGTCCCAAGAGCCGTCGAAGACGCTGGCGAACATGAACCGGGTGTCGTTGTCGAAGATCACATGCCGTGCGTCATGCAGGGTGCCGATCTGGCGCACCGCCGCGTGGACCCTCTCGTCATCCGCCGTGTCGGCCATCGCGGCGAGATCCTCACGCAACGCGTCCGCATGGCCCGGCTTGATCTCGGTGAAGACGGTGAACTCGCTGCAGACCCCATCCGACTTGCCTGGCCGCTCGGGGTGCGCTGACCGGCCTGCACCTGTCGTCGCAGTCATCGTGAAACCCTCCTGCCACGGATCGGTGCGAGGGTCGCCCAGCACCCGAACATGGGACGCCATCGCCCTCACATGCCCATGCTCACCGCGGATGCGGCGCCTCGCATCCTCAGCCCCGGCCGATGCGGTCGCCCGGGACGGCATCGGAGCGGGCGGTGCAGGCCAGGCCAGGAGCCCTCGCGTCCCGAGAAGCTCCCGAGGACAGATCCGGCCAGGCACAGGAAGATGGAAGCGGTGGGACGTGCCAAGTACGCCGCCGTCGCCACACCCGCTCCACTGGATCGCCACCCGGAGGCAACCATGGGCGCAGTCCTCGGTGACGTGCTGGGTTTCGCGGCGGCCGTCGCGGTCAGTCCGCTCCCGATCATCGCCGTCATCCTCATACTCGCCACGCCCCGAGGGCGGCTCAACGGCGTCCTCTTCACCGTCGGCTGGATCCTGGGACTCGCGGTACTGGGCGCGGTGATGCTGGCGATCGCCTCCCCGGCCGGCGCCTCCGCCCACAAGCATCCGGCCACCTGGGTGGGAGCGCTCAAGCTCGCTCTGGGCGTGATCCTCGTCCTCTTCGGCGCCCGGCAGTGGCGCCGACGCCCCAGGGATTCCTCGCAGGCCCAGCTGCCGAAGTGGATGGGCGCGATCGACCGCCTCACGCCGGTCAAGGTGTTCGCACTCGGGCTGGCCTTGGCCGCGCTCAACGCCAAGAACGCACCGCTGACGATCGCCGCGGGCGCCGCGATCGGCTCAGCAGGACTGCCGGTCGGGCAGCAGATCGCATCGCTGGCCATCTTCGTCCTGATCGCCACCCTTGGTCTGCTGGCCCCGCTGGGAGTTTTCCTCCTCGGGGGAGAGCGCGCCAAGACCACGCTCGCCAACTGGAAAGAGTGGGCAGCTCAGCACAATGTCGCTGTGATGGCCGTCCTGTTCTTCGTGCTCGGGGTGAAGCTGCTCGGAGACGGCATCTCCATCCTCACCTCCGGCTGAGAAAGATCGAGCAGACGAAGCGACCGAGTGGATGGCAATGTAATAGTCAGTCGGCAATCTCTGACCATACGGTCGCCTGAGCCATTACACCCGTGCTGAAGCTGTCGCTCGTCGATGTGATGGTCAGGACAGCGATGCGCCCGGCCTGCGTCTTGAGGCAGATCACTGTGCCCTTCTGAACTTCGACCATCCAGACGCCCTGAGTCGAGATCAGGTCAGAACATGCCTGCCGAGTCGGCATTTTCTGCCCCTGCCACACCGCGAGGTTGACTGCCGAGCTGTCTTTCGTGGGTCCTGGGCGGATCAATGAGTCCAAGTACGACATCCGCCGAAAGGTCGTCCCTCTTCGGTGGGTTGTAGTCCAGCTGCGGACCGGACTCGACCTTGCCAACTGAACGGAACCGCAAATACCGAGCGAAGTACCGCCACATCGCCAACCACCTCAACACGGAGATCTCTACGGCTGCGTGGTCCCCGGACCATCTACCCTTCTCCGACAGCTTTCAAGGCACGCTCGACCTGCTGCTTCGAGTGCTGTTGGCTGCGGTGAATGGCCTTGGGGCAGAAGCGGAACAGGACAGCGATACTGTCCAGAACTGACGATCACCGTTGACACCTGCTCGGTGATCGCGGTCCCTGCGTGTGGTGCTCACGCTTTCCCGTCGTCGCTTTCCCGGTCGCCGTCGGCGAGGTGCTCGCCCTGGCGAACGGGCGCGTGGGCTCCGCAGGGTCGGAAGCGGGCGAGGTATGCCGGGCTTGGGCCGCGGCGCTCGGTCAGGTGGAGGCCGGCGGCGTCGGCGAGCCGGTGCAGCCGGCCGAAGGGGATCCAGTGCCGGTCGAAGAACTCGCCGATCACCAGCCGCCCGCCTGGTGCCAGCACCCGTGCCGCCTCGCGCAGTACCCGATCCGGCTCGGGGATCTCGCCGAGCGCGGTCACGGCATATACGGCGTCGAATGTCCCGTCGGCGTAGGGCAGTTCACGTGCGTCCGAGCGGGTGGGCCTGATCGTCGCCAGGCCGTCGCGCTCGGCGCGGCACATCACGTGGTCGAGCATCTCCTGCTGGATGTCGAGCACATCGAGCCGTCCCTCCGGCCCGAGCTGCGGGGCGACGTGCAGCGACTGCAGGCCCGTCCCCGGGCCGATCTCCAGGATCCGCTCCCCCGGCCGCGGTTGCAGTACGGCATCCATCCGGTCGGCTGTCAGGAACGGCAACGGCACGTCGAGCAGGCCGCGTTGGGCGTACGGATAGGGCGCCGTGTCGCCCAGCCACCAGGCGGCGGCCAACGCGGCGCCCGCGCCGGCGGCGACCGCCCAGCGGGTCCGGGCCGGGATCGGGGCGACGGCGGCGGTGGTGATGCGGTGCATGGTGTTCTCCGGTGGATCGATTCGGTTCGTGATCGTTGTTCGTGGTAGGCGGTCGGGCGGTCGGCGTCACGTGTGCCGGCCCAGCGCCCGCAGCGCCAGCCGGCCGCACAGCGCGGCGAGCGGCAGCTCGGCGCCGAGCGCCATGGCGACCGCGGTGGCGAAGTCGCCGCCCGGGGCCGCGGTCGTGGTGTCGAACCAGGCGTCCACCACAAGCAGCGTCGCGGTCGCGGCGGCTGCCAGGGCGTGCCGCCGGTCGCCGCGGGCGGCGAGGAGGCCGGTGGCGATCAGGCCGAGCGCCTCCAGCGCGTCGAGCCCGACCCAGGCAACCGGCCAGTGCGCCGCGGTCGCGGTGGCCGGCAGGCCGGTGGCCAGCACGTACAGCCACGGCAGCAGGCCGAGCCCGCAGGCGACCAGCAGCCCCCCGGCCCGCCGCATGCCCCGCGCCGGGCGCGGCTCCTCCACCTCTTCGTGGAGCGGGATGACCTCGGCGCGGTCGAAGCCCTCGGCACCGGCCACTTTCTCATCACACAAGGTCAGTTGACGCATCGTCTTCCCCCGCTCCCCGCCGGCTCTCCCCTTCACGTGCTCCACCCTCCGCCGCACACCAGGGCGCCGTCAGTCACGCAGGGTTCCGACCCGGGGTGGAGAAAAGTGCACCCCCGAACCGGGCGGGAGCGTCATGGCACGGGGATGGCCTGCGGCTTTACCGTTTGACGCATGCAACTCACGACGTGGCTGCAGCTGGTACTGGGCCGGCCGTTCCGCAGGGCGGGACACCGGACCGCGCTCGTCGCCGCCGGCCTGCCGCTCCACCTCGCCGTGGTGCCACTGTGGCTCTGGCTGCTCGGCACGATGGCGGCGTTGGTGCGCGCGCCCGGCGCGGTAGCCGTGACTCCGCTGCCCGTGCTGCTCACGCTCGTGGTGACACCCCTGCTGACCGTCGGGCAGCGGCGGCGTTACCGGGCGCTCGTCGGCAAGGACCTCCCGCGCCCCGCCGTACCCGGGCCCGGACGCAACTGGACGTCGGCGGTGCGCCGGCTGACCACGCGGGCCTTGTGGCGGCAGGTCTGCTACCACGCCGTGGCGGGTCCGCTGCTCGCCGTCCTGGACCTCGCCGTCCTCGCCGTCTGGGCCGCCGCTCTCGTGGCCGCCTCCATCTACGTGTGGATCTGGGCGCTGCCCCCTCAGTGGCGGGTCACCGACCTCGGGTACACCACGCAGGCCGTGTACATCACCGCCGGCGGTCTCGCCCTGCTGTTCCTCGGGCCCCGGCTGACCGGCGCTCTGGTGCGGCTGGAGGCCCGGGCGGCCGAGGTCCTGCTCGGCCCCAGCCGCACGGAGAAGCTGGCCCGCCGGGTCGCCGACCTCGCCGAGAGCCGGGCCGGCGTGCTCGACGCCGCCGACGCGGAGCGGCGGCGGATCGAGCGCGACCTGCACGACGGCGTGCAGCAGCGCCTCGTCTCACTCGCCGTCAACCTGGGCCTGGCCAGGTCCACCCTCGGCGACCTGCCGGAGGACGCCCGCAAGGTGATCGACGAGGCGCACCGCGAGGCGAAGGAGGCGATCGCCGAGCTGAACAACCTGGTGCGCGGTCTGCATCCGGCCGTCCTTGAGGACCGCGGCCTCGACGCCGCGCTGTCCGGGGTCGCCGCCCGCCTCCCGATCCCGGTGCGCGTGGCGGTGGACCTGCCGCAGCGCCCCTCACCCACGGTCGAGGCCGTCGCGTACTTCGTGGTCTCCGAAGCCCTGACGAACGTGGTCAAACACGCCCAGGCGACCCAGGCGGACGTGACCGTGGAGCGGATCGGGGAGACACTGCTGGTGGTCGTCGCGGACGACGGCGCGGGCGGCGCGGATCTCGCGGCGGCCGGCGGTGGCACCGGGCTCGCCGGGCTCGCCAAGCGCGTCGCGTCCGTCGACGGCACGTTCTCCTGCCGCAGCCCCGCCGGGGGCCCGACCGTCATCACCGTGGAGCTGCCGTGCGCGCCGTGATCGCCGAGGATTCCCTCTTGCTGCGCATCGGCGTGGTCAAGGTGCTGGAGGCGGCCGGCTTCGAGATGTGCGCGCAAGTCGCCGACGCAGAAGGGCTGCTGGCGGCCGTCGAGGAGCACCGGCCCGACATCGCCGTGGTCGACGTGCGCATGCCGCCCGGCTTCACCGACGAGGGAGTGCGCGCCGCGCTGGTGATCCGCCGCCAGTACCCGCGTACCGCCGTGCTCCTGCTGTCGCAGTACGTGGAGGAGCGGTACGCCGCCGATCTGCTCGCCACCAACACCTCGGGCGTCGGCTATCTGCTCAAGCAACGGGTCGCCGACGTCGAGGAGTTCGCCGAGGCGGTACGCCGGGTGGCGGCCGGCGGCACCGCGCTCGACCCGCAGGTCGTCGCGCAGCTGCTGGTGCGCCGGCACAGCGATCCGCTCGACCGGCTGACACCGCGCGAGCGGGAGGTGCTGGAGCTGATGGCGGGCGGCCGGTCCAACTCCGGCATCGCCGCCGAGCTGGTCGTGAGCGAGAGCGCGGTCGCCAAGCACATCAACAGCATCTTCACCAAGCTCGACCTGCCCAAGGCCGACGCCGACCACCGCCGCGTCCTGGCGGTGCTGCGCTTCCTGGGCGTTGCGACCGCATAGTGCGCGATCACGCCCGCATGCCCAGTCGACAACGGTGCTGATCGCCATGTGGTGGGGAATGCGGCGCCTTCGGACACGTGCTCTTCACCAGGCTTTGCCGCGGTGGGCGTCGAAGGCGGTGGCCGTGGTGCGCAGGGCCACGGCATGGGTGGGGCCGGTCAGCGCTGGTGTATTCGCAGTCTTCGAGGGTTGGGCGGGGTGGCTCGGGCTGGTCGGCCGATGTCCGGAGCAGACGTGATGTCAGGGCGGTCGTCGCGTCAGCGCCTTCGTCCCGGGTTCGGCGGCGCCGGTGCGGGGGATTCGGCCGGAGGTGGGGAGGATTGGCCGGGAGCGGCCGAGACCGTCTGCGGGCTGCGCCTTCGGGCGGCGAGAACGCGCTGCTCGGCGAGGTCCGCGCTCGTGGCGCCGCTGCGCAGCATGCTGGTGGCTTCGGCCAGCGCGGTGCGGGCGGCGGTGAGGTGGGTGGCGATCCGGTTCCGGGCGAAGTCGGCGTTGGCACGCGGGTTGGCGTAGGCCGAGGTGAAGTGGTCGATGAAGAGCTGATCGGCGTGGGCGCCGCCGAGGGCGTTGATCGCGCCGCCAGCGGCGGCGACGGTGTGGGCGAGGTCCGTCGCGGTACGGGCGTGAGCTTTGCGGGCAGCCGGAGCGCCGGCGGCCGTAGCCACACGGACGGCGCGCGCGACAGACCTGGCGCCCTGGCGCAGATCATCCCCAGGCCCATGACGGTCAGCGGGTGGAAGTCGTGGTCTGCCGCCAGGTCGTCTCCCTCGGCTGCCCGTACGCAGGCCGGACCGTGACCGTGCACGTGGCGGAATCCACCCTCACGGTCGAGCTGGACGGCCAGGACCGCGTCATACAGCGCACCACCGGCGTCCCCGTCCGCCACGTGAAGGCGAACAAGCCCCACAAGGTTCCCGATGGAGTCCAGTACTCCATCTGTAGATCGCGATCAGGGTCAGTCAGTGGTCGAGGTCGAACGTGAAGCGCCTTGTGTTCGTAGCGATCGTGTCGGCGTGGACCGTGCCACGAGCCCGGTCGAATTTTCCGGTGCCCCCGGTGATCCCGTTGTCGAACGAAGGGGGAGGGCCCGGATTGAGGAAGCCGAAGACCATCCCCTGCACGGAGAGCTGGCCGCCCGGGAGGTTGTAGGTCACGACGCACTCCTCCTCTCCGCCGTTGTCGACCCGGGTGGTGGTGCAGGTGCCGCCGGTGTCGCCGACCTGCTTGTCGTTCTGGTCGAAGAGGATCGAGCGGAAGACGGCCCGATCGCCCTGGGCGGGGCTGCCGCCGGGGTTGACGGGGAAGCGGGTCTCCTGCGCGAGCCGGCCGATGAGCTTGAAGACCTTGTCTCCGCCCTTGGCATGAGCGGAATCGGTGTCCGTCGCGGCGGCGCCCGCCACAGGGGCGCAGGCGAGAAGCGTGACCAGCGCAGTGGCCGTGCCGAGACAGGCTGCTCTGATGGGGCGCATCGTGTGGCTCCTGAGGTTGATATTCACCGATGGGCAGGTGATGTATTCATAACCTCGGCTCTGCCGCTGCCCGGAACGTCCCGGTGCGACTCACCGGCAGATCCGATCGATCGGACCAACCCGGGACGAGAGACGGCCCGCCCGACCGGACGAGTCACGCGGGCGGGTTGGCTGAGCTGCCATGAAGTCGCGGTGGGTGACCATGGAGCGGAAACCGGCGGAGGTCATGCTCTTTGAGGACGCCGGCGTAAGGCTTCCGTGCGTCGGCGTGGGCCTCGGACCCCCACGGACGAGATGGATTGCCTGAGCGGCCTAAGGGAACGGCCTTGAAAACCGCTCCCGCAGCTTGTACTTCAGCACCTTCCGCAGCGTCTCGTTCCTCGGCAGCGCGGCCACCACCTCCAGCCGCTCCGGCAGCTTGTGCACGGAGAGGCCGGCAGCCCGCAGGTATGTGACGACCTCCGGCAAGGTCAACTCGTCGGCATCCGGCGGCTGCTCCACCACCGCGCAGACCAGCTCGCCCCGGTCCGCGTCCGGCAGGCCGATGACCGCCGCGTCCGCGACCAGCGGATGCGCGGCGAGCAGGTCCTCGATCTCCTTGGCGGAGATGTTCTCCCCCTTGCGGATGATGACGTCCTTCAGGCGGCCGGTGAGGACCAGGTGGCCCGAGTCCGTCAGACGCCCCAGGTCGCCGGTGCGCAGAAAGCCCTCGGCGTCGAAGGCGGCCGCCGTCTGGGCGGGGTCCAGATAGCCCTGGCAGACGGCCTCGCCGCGCAGCCGTATCTCGCCGTCGACGATCCGGATCTCCATGCCCGACGGCGGCCGGCCCTCGGTCGTCGCCAGGTTCTCCGGGGTGTCCTCGGGGTCGCCCATGGTGATCATCGGGACCTCGGTCATGCCGTACCCGTGCGTCAGCTGTACGCCCATCTCGCGGACGACCGCGTGATGGAGCTCGGGTGGCTTGGGGGCGCCGCCGCCCGCGAGCAGGCGCAGGGACGGGATCAGCCTCGTTCCCGGCGGCTGCTTGCGCTGCTCGGCCAGGAACATCGAGTAGAACGCCGTCGAGCCGCCGGCCATCGTCACCCCGTGCCGCCGGTACTCCGCGAGCGCGTCCGGCAGCGCGAAGTGCTCGAACAGCACCGCAGGGAAGCCGTACAGGAGCAGCATCACCAGATAATCCGGGCCGCCTATGTGGGCGTACGGGAAGGCGATCGAGCCGACGTCGTCCGGCGTGAGGCGCAGGGCGTGCGCCAGGCAGGAGCCGCCCGCGATCAGGGAACGGTCGGTGTGCAGTACGCCCTTGGGGTCGGAGGTGGTGCCCGAGGTCCAGTAGATCCAGCGGACCGAGGTGCCCTCGGAGGGGGGAGCGGGGAGCGTCGACGGGTCTCCCTCCGGCAAGGAGTCGTCGTACGCCTCGAAGATCCCCTTCGCGCCGAGCCGTCGTGCCATCTCCGTGTGGTCGTGGCCCCGCCACACGCCCGGGACCGCGAAGAACTCCGCCTTCGACTCGCGCAGCGCGAAGCCGGCCTCCCGGTCCCGGTAGAAGGGGATGACCGGGGACTGTACGGCGCCCAGGCGGGCCAGCGCGAGGGACAGCAGAACGGTCTCGATACGGGTGGGCAGCTGCCAGGCGACCACCGTGCCGGGGCGGACCCCTATGGCGTACAGGCCTGCCGCGACCCGTTCCGAGCGCGTGCGCAGGTCGCCGAAGGTCAGGCTGCGGTCGCCCTGGAGCAGTACCGGGCGGTCGGGGGTGAGGGCGGCGCGGCGGGCCACCAGGTCCCACAGCGTGGGTGCGGAACTCAGGGCGTGCGGGGTCTCGTTCACGGGTGCCCCCAGAGCGGACTTGGCTGACGTACCGTCAGATGTCATATTGCTATCTGACGGACCATCAGGAAAGTAGGGGACTCATGGCTACCGAAATGGCGACCGAACTGCCCCGCATCGTCAGCGTCGACGACCATGTGATCGAGCCCGCCCACCTCTTCGAGACCTGGCTGCCGGCCAGGTACCGGGACCGGGGGCCCAAGCCGCTGACCGCCGGGATCGGCGAACTGGCCTACGTCGGCGGGAAGTACCAGATCACCATGGACCCGGCGGGGCAGCCGACGGACTGGTGGATCTACGAGGACCTGAAGTTCCCGTACAAGCGCAACATCGCCGCCGTCGGGTTCGACCGGGACGAGATGACCCTCGAAGGGATCACGCGGGAGCAGATGCGGCGCGGGTGCTGGGATCCCAAGGCCCGACTGGAGGACATGGACCTCAATCACGTCGAGGCCAGCCTCTGCTTCCCCACCTTCCCGCGTTTCTGCGGGCAGACCTTCGCCGAGGCGCACGACAAGGAGGTCGCCCTCGCCTGCGTCCGCGCCTACAACGACTGGATGGTGGAGGAATGGTGCGGGGA encodes:
- a CDS encoding class I SAM-dependent methyltransferase, with product MHRITTAAVAPIPARTRWAVAAGAGAALAAAWWLGDTAPYPYAQRGLLDVPLPFLTADRMDAVLQPRPGERILEIGPGTGLQSLHVAPQLGPEGRLDVLDIQQEMLDHVMCRAERDGLATIRPTRSDARELPYADGTFDAVYAVTALGEIPEPDRVLREAARVLAPGGRLVIGEFFDRHWIPFGRLHRLADAAGLHLTERRGPSPAYLARFRPCGAHAPVRQGEHLADGDRESDDGKA
- a CDS encoding allene oxide cyclase barrel-like domain-containing protein → MRPIRAACLGTATALVTLLACAPVAGAAATDTDSAHAKGGDKVFKLIGRLAQETRFPVNPGGSPAQGDRAVFRSILFDQNDKQVGDTGGTCTTTRVDNGGEEECVVTYNLPGGQLSVQGMVFGFLNPGPPPSFDNGITGGTGKFDRARGTVHADTIATNTRRFTFDLDH
- a CDS encoding GAP family protein — translated: MGAVLGDVLGFAAAVAVSPLPIIAVILILATPRGRLNGVLFTVGWILGLAVLGAVMLAIASPAGASAHKHPATWVGALKLALGVILVLFGARQWRRRPRDSSQAQLPKWMGAIDRLTPVKVFALGLALAALNAKNAPLTIAAGAAIGSAGLPVGQQIASLAIFVLIATLGLLAPLGVFLLGGERAKTTLANWKEWAAQHNVAVMAVLFFVLGVKLLGDGISILTSG
- a CDS encoding class I adenylate-forming enzyme family protein, giving the protein MNETPHALSSAPTLWDLVARRAALTPDRPVLLQGDRSLTFGDLRTRSERVAAGLYAIGVRPGTVVAWQLPTRIETVLLSLALARLGAVQSPVIPFYRDREAGFALRESKAEFFAVPGVWRGHDHTEMARRLGAKGIFEAYDDSLPEGDPSTLPAPPSEGTSVRWIYWTSGTTSDPKGVLHTDRSLIAGGSCLAHALRLTPDDVGSIAFPYAHIGGPDYLVMLLLYGFPAVLFEHFALPDALAEYRRHGVTMAGGSTAFYSMFLAEQRKQPPGTRLIPSLRLLAGGGAPKPPELHHAVVREMGVQLTHGYGMTEVPMITMGDPEDTPENLATTEGRPPSGMEIRIVDGEIRLRGEAVCQGYLDPAQTAAAFDAEGFLRTGDLGRLTDSGHLVLTGRLKDVIIRKGENISAKEIEDLLAAHPLVADAAVIGLPDADRGELVCAVVEQPPDADELTLPEVVTYLRAAGLSVHKLPERLEVVAALPRNETLRKVLKYKLRERFSRPFP
- a CDS encoding sensor histidine kinase gives rise to the protein MQLTTWLQLVLGRPFRRAGHRTALVAAGLPLHLAVVPLWLWLLGTMAALVRAPGAVAVTPLPVLLTLVVTPLLTVGQRRRYRALVGKDLPRPAVPGPGRNWTSAVRRLTTRALWRQVCYHAVAGPLLAVLDLAVLAVWAAALVAASIYVWIWALPPQWRVTDLGYTTQAVYITAGGLALLFLGPRLTGALVRLEARAAEVLLGPSRTEKLARRVADLAESRAGVLDAADAERRRIERDLHDGVQQRLVSLAVNLGLARSTLGDLPEDARKVIDEAHREAKEAIAELNNLVRGLHPAVLEDRGLDAALSGVAARLPIPVRVAVDLPQRPSPTVEAVAYFVVSEALTNVVKHAQATQADVTVERIGETLLVVVADDGAGGADLAAAGGGTGLAGLAKRVASVDGTFSCRSPAGGPTVITVELPCAP
- a CDS encoding response regulator transcription factor, whose translation is MRAVIAEDSLLLRIGVVKVLEAAGFEMCAQVADAEGLLAAVEEHRPDIAVVDVRMPPGFTDEGVRAALVIRRQYPRTAVLLLSQYVEERYAADLLATNTSGVGYLLKQRVADVEEFAEAVRRVAAGGTALDPQVVAQLLVRRHSDPLDRLTPREREVLELMAGGRSNSGIAAELVVSESAVAKHINSIFTKLDLPKADADHRRVLAVLRFLGVATA